A portion of the Paenibacillus hamazuiensis genome contains these proteins:
- a CDS encoding ROK family protein encodes MLLGAIEAGGTKFVCGIGSEHGEIFERVSFPTTTPEETMGQVAAFFRDKAVEAIGIGSFGPVDLHRSSPTYGYITTTPKPHWGNYPILAELQKHVNVPVGFDTDVNAAALGEAEWGAAKGLSSCMYMTIGTGIGAGAIVEERLLHGLLHPEMGHILVRRHEEDHFAGNCPFHNDCLEGMAAGPAIEKRWGKKGFELQDNAKVWEFEAYYLAQAVVNAVLMLCPQKVILGGGVMKQAQLFPAVREQVSRMLNGYVQKPELAGGIDDYIVPPGLGDNAGLSGALVLAKKELELQAQR; translated from the coding sequence ATGTTGTTGGGTGCTATTGAAGCGGGGGGAACCAAGTTCGTCTGCGGGATCGGCAGCGAGCACGGAGAGATTTTCGAACGCGTGTCGTTTCCGACGACGACCCCGGAGGAAACGATGGGGCAGGTCGCCGCATTTTTCCGGGACAAGGCTGTGGAAGCCATCGGCATCGGCTCGTTCGGGCCGGTCGATTTGCACAGATCAAGCCCGACGTACGGCTACATCACGACGACCCCGAAGCCGCATTGGGGCAACTATCCGATTTTGGCGGAGCTGCAAAAACACGTCAATGTGCCTGTCGGCTTCGATACGGACGTGAACGCCGCAGCGCTCGGCGAAGCGGAATGGGGGGCGGCCAAAGGGCTGAGCAGCTGCATGTATATGACGATCGGAACCGGCATCGGCGCCGGGGCCATTGTAGAGGAGCGCCTGCTGCACGGTTTGCTGCATCCGGAGATGGGACATATTTTGGTCCGCCGCCACGAAGAGGACCATTTTGCAGGAAACTGTCCGTTTCATAACGATTGTTTGGAAGGCATGGCCGCAGGTCCCGCGATTGAAAAACGGTGGGGCAAGAAAGGTTTCGAGCTTCAGGACAACGCCAAGGTATGGGAGTTCGAGGCTTATTATTTGGCCCAGGCGGTCGTTAACGCCGTTTTGATGCTGTGCCCGCAAAAGGTCATCCTGGGCGGCGGCGTCATGAAGCAGGCGCAGCTGTTTCCGGCCGTCCGCGAGCAGGTTTCGCGCATGCTGAACGGATATGTGCAAAAGCCGGAGCTCGCCGGCGGCATCGACGATTATATCGTTCCGCCGGGCCTCGGCGACAATGCCGGCCTCAGCGGCGCTTTGGTGCTTGCAAAGAAGGAGCTGGAGCTGCAGGCTCAGCGGTAA